In Pseudomonas sp. p1(2021b), the genomic window TTCCCTGACCAGAGTGCCTTATGCCTGAAACCCTCAACGACCTTTCGCTGGCCGAGCTGGCCGCGCCGATCGACGGTGGCAGCGGCGAAGACTTGAGCTTCTCCGCCTTGTTCGACCAGATCAAGGAGGCGCGCCGGGCAGACCCTGACTACCTTACCCAGGGCGACTGGCAAACAGACCTGAAGACCGCCGACTGGGAAAAGGCCATTGCCCTCTCAGCCGAAGGGCTCGCCCACCAGAGCAAGGACCTGATGCTGGTGGCCTGGCTCAGCGAGGGCCTGGCCCAGCGTGAGCACTTCCAAGGCATCACCTTCGGCCTGGAACTGACCGAGCGCATCCTGGAAGGCTTCTGGGAAACCGCCTACCCATCCCTCGAAGACGGCCTGGACGAGCGCGCCGCGCGGCTGTCCTGGCTGAAGACGACCCTCACCGACATCACCGGTGGCTTGCCCATTACCCAAGGGCAGAATTTCGGCGTGCTGCGCTATGACGAATCACGCCACGTAGAAAACCTCGCCTTGCAAAATGCCAAGGCCATGCAAACCGCACTGGACGAAGGCAAGATCAACGCCGAGATCTTCCAGCGCTCGGTCGCCCTTACCGACACCGAGCACCTGCGCAACAAAGCCCTGCAGATTGCCGAAAGCCTGCAGACCTGCAACCGCCTGCAAGTGACCATCGACCGCCTGTTCGGCCACGAAGCACCCAGCTTCGCCAGCCTCGCCGACATGCTGTCAAGGGCCAGCCAGCTGGCCGAGAAACTGCTCAAGGACCGCGGCGTCGAGCTGCACCCTGCCACCGTGGCCACGCCTGAACCGAGCACCACGCCCGCCCCTGCCGCCGAACCAGGTGAACCGATGACGACACCCGCACAGGCCCCCGCCCCTGCGCAAATGCGCACCACACCACTGACCCGCGACGAAGCCTTCACCATGCTTGCGGGCATTGCCCAATTCTTCAAGCAGAGCGAACCCCAGAGCCCGGTGCCCTACTTGATCGAACGCGCTATCAAATGGGGCAATATGCCGTTGGAAGGCTGGCTGAGCGATGTGATCAAGGACAGTAATGTGGTGGACAATATTCGAGATGTGTTGGGGACGCGTGAGCAGCGGTGAGTGCGGGTGAGCGTTTTGGTAGGGCCCTCTACTGCAAAGGGTGGGGGCCGCTTTCCAGAGGTCTCGGAGCGCTCGTCCGCAAACCTCCTAACAACCTCATCCTTGAAGCTTTCTAAGTTCATCACCCGATCCATATTCTGTCGACCGCTCGAAAACATCTATATAGCTCACGCACTCCTCTAAGAAATAATTAATCAGAAAAAACGATTCGCGGCCTATTGCAATCTAACGTGTTTATCTCCTGTTCAGATAGGAGATTATCAAAAACATCACCACCATACTGCTCTATGAAAACCCGCTCTTCTTCATAGATGGCGATACATTGCAGCCAGTTAACTTTCAAAGTTGAATACTGAAGCTCAGGAAAGTAGGAGTCGTTCCACATAAACGGTATCGTTAGATAAATATGAGGCATTTTCGGCCGCACTAGATACTCGCTAAAGATATCACGAACCACGTCCCCAGGCATGACTGCGGCCTGCTGTTTTCTGATATGAAACGCAGCCGACGCTACCGCATTCTCCCAATAGGTTTCTTGAGTCAATGCTCCGGCACAAAGCTCCACCCGCGTGCCGAATTCATTTCCATCGGCTGTTAATAAAGGAATCTCGGATAGGCCTATAGTACCAATGGATTTTACACCTGCATGTAGCGAGTCAAGCGTTGTCAACAAATCAATCGACAAAGTTCTAGCATCATCATAATAAGCTTGCACCTTGAGTTGACCGCCAAAAACTCGCAATGCGTGCTTCGCCACCATTTTACATTGAGCGCTAGGAACAGCCATTTTGCCTCCCCAAAAATGAAAAATTCAATCCCCTTACAGCATTTGGCCGAAATGGTAGAGCAAGCCGTCGCTGATTCAGGGCTCCATCGCCCGCAGCTTGTCGCCAATGGTTTCCCTGTTGTAGTAGAAGCACAGGCCCAGGCATTGCTATCGCGTAGGTGAAACACCAATGAAGCCTGATTATTATTCATGCCATGACTGGAGTACTAACTCAAGAAGAATCAGTAAAAATTAGCAATTAACTCTTCGCGAGACCTGGTGCCTTCCAAGAATACGGTCATCCAAGCATCCATTATTTCGAAAATATCAACTCCATACTCTGGCGTCGTAGGATTTTCATGCCACCATATTAAGCCTTCCGAAGATTTTTCCGCCTCCATATCTATCGCGACAAAGTCTCCACCACCATTCGAAAATAGGGTAATCCAGCTGTCCGCAAACGAAACGTCTTCTTCGTCAATGAAGTCCGACACACGCGAAATATCACTTAGGCTCTGTGGCCCCATTGAGCGCGCAGGGAAAAATGTATATCCATCATGAACTTCCCGATAAAAACTCTGAAGTTTTATGGGAAGAGCCTCAAACATTTCCTTATCAGTCGCAACCCCTTCAACAGGTAACCCACCTATATAATAATAGAAGCCGTTCGCATCATGGAAAACATACAACAGCTCCAACTTATCATCAGCCAGCAAAACGGTACCCAGCAGACTATTATTTAGCAGCGCAATGACTGAAGGGAACTCAGTAGAATACGACTGCCAGCTATCAGGATATGCGGGAGCATCGTCGAGACGCAGCCCAAAACTCTCCCACGCCTCAGGCAAGACAATACCTGCCGAAACCTCCGCGCGATCAAAGAAAAACTTTCTCCCTGTAAATGTATTTTTGATATCTTCAACTATATCATTCAATTTAATCACTTCATCCCTCCTGCAGCCCCTCTG contains:
- a CDS encoding suppressor of fused domain protein, giving the protein MAVPSAQCKMVAKHALRVFGGQLKVQAYYDDARTLSIDLLTTLDSLHAGVKSIGTIGLSEIPLLTADGNEFGTRVELCAGALTQETYWENAVASAAFHIRKQQAAVMPGDVVRDIFSEYLVRPKMPHIYLTIPFMWNDSYFPELQYSTLKVNWLQCIAIYEEERVFIEQYGGDVFDNLLSEQEINTLDCNRPRIVFSD
- the tssA gene encoding type VI secretion system protein TssA, with the translated sequence MPETLNDLSLAELAAPIDGGSGEDLSFSALFDQIKEARRADPDYLTQGDWQTDLKTADWEKAIALSAEGLAHQSKDLMLVAWLSEGLAQREHFQGITFGLELTERILEGFWETAYPSLEDGLDERAARLSWLKTTLTDITGGLPITQGQNFGVLRYDESRHVENLALQNAKAMQTALDEGKINAEIFQRSVALTDTEHLRNKALQIAESLQTCNRLQVTIDRLFGHEAPSFASLADMLSRASQLAEKLLKDRGVELHPATVATPEPSTTPAPAAEPGEPMTTPAQAPAPAQMRTTPLTRDEAFTMLAGIAQFFKQSEPQSPVPYLIERAIKWGNMPLEGWLSDVIKDSNVVDNIRDVLGTREQR